One genomic segment of Myxococcota bacterium includes these proteins:
- a CDS encoding DUF2071 domain-containing protein, whose product MTAAQSLGPVFLTAEWRDLAMLNYEIDPAVLEPRVPAGTELDAWSGRTFVSVVGFRFLRTRVLGVPVPYHVDFDEVNLRFYVRRKSGADWRRGVVFVKEIVPRRAIALVARVAYAENYVAHPMRHSIRPMIGDAPAT is encoded by the coding sequence ATGACTGCCGCGCAGTCACTCGGCCCGGTCTTTCTCACCGCGGAGTGGCGCGACCTCGCCATGCTGAACTACGAGATCGACCCCGCCGTACTCGAGCCCCGCGTGCCCGCGGGCACCGAGCTCGACGCCTGGTCCGGGCGCACTTTCGTGAGCGTGGTGGGCTTCCGCTTCCTGCGCACGCGAGTGCTCGGCGTGCCGGTGCCGTACCACGTGGACTTCGACGAGGTGAACCTGCGCTTCTACGTGCGCCGCAAGTCCGGCGCCGACTGGCGGCGCGGCGTGGTGTTCGTGAAAGAGATCGTGCCGCGCCGCGCGATCGCGCTGGTGGCGCGCGTCGCCTACGCCGAGAACTACGTGGCTCACCCGATGAGACACTCGATCCGGCCGATGATCGGCGACGCTCCGGCCACGG
- a CDS encoding penicillin-insensitive murein endopeptidase, which translates to MKAAWCLAAAALALASGAGAAESVCFGTVAKGRIEGAVALPPSGPNFAAYSMAGVAMGRTYVHSTVRDVVVAAYAALEKSAPGKVFVYGETGWASGGRIRPHRTHENGLSVDFFVPVTNAQGESVRVPGSLSNRFGYDLEFDADGRFESYTIDFAAIGQHLFELQRAAQARGVGIALVIFDPPYHPKPFATEHGPQLRDSLPFMKGRAWVRHDEHYHVDFAVPCKPE; encoded by the coding sequence TTGAAGGCGGCATGGTGTCTCGCCGCGGCCGCGCTCGCGCTCGCGAGCGGCGCCGGCGCGGCCGAGAGTGTCTGCTTCGGCACCGTGGCGAAGGGCCGGATCGAAGGCGCCGTCGCCCTGCCGCCGAGCGGCCCCAACTTCGCCGCCTACAGCATGGCCGGCGTCGCCATGGGGCGCACCTACGTGCACAGCACGGTGCGCGACGTGGTCGTGGCCGCGTACGCGGCGCTCGAGAAATCGGCGCCGGGCAAGGTCTTCGTCTACGGCGAGACCGGTTGGGCCTCGGGCGGCCGAATCCGCCCGCACCGCACGCACGAGAATGGTCTCTCGGTGGACTTCTTCGTGCCGGTCACCAACGCGCAGGGTGAGTCGGTGCGGGTGCCCGGCAGCCTGTCGAACCGCTTCGGCTACGACCTCGAGTTCGACGCCGATGGCCGCTTCGAGAGCTACACGATCGACTTCGCCGCGATCGGGCAGCATCTGTTCGAGCTGCAGCGCGCCGCGCAGGCGCGCGGCGTCGGCATTGCGCTCGTGATCTTCGATCCGCCCTACCACCCGAAGCCGTTCGCCACGGAGCACGGCCCGCAGCTGCGCGACTCGCTCCCGTTCATGAAGGGCCGCGCGTGGGTGCGCCACGACGAGCACTACCACGTGGACTTCGCCGTGCCGTGCAAGCCAGAATGA
- a CDS encoding GFA family protein, translating into MSAAPSAFRGGCACGAIAFECSAAPLSMVSCHCRDCQRAGGSGHSPSVVVSRAAFRVTRGEPRFYERRADSGAVARRAFCAACGSPLFASSSARPDVLAIRAGSLDDPSWFRPAAVVFADSAQPWDPFPPGVSRQPRDRPRS; encoded by the coding sequence GTGAGCGCCGCGCCGTCGGCGTTTCGCGGCGGCTGCGCCTGCGGGGCGATCGCGTTCGAGTGCAGCGCGGCCCCGCTCTCGATGGTGAGCTGTCACTGCCGCGACTGCCAGCGCGCCGGCGGCTCGGGTCACTCGCCGTCGGTCGTGGTGAGTCGCGCGGCCTTCCGGGTCACTCGCGGCGAGCCGCGCTTCTACGAGCGGCGCGCCGACAGCGGAGCCGTGGCGCGGCGGGCCTTCTGCGCGGCCTGCGGGTCGCCGCTGTTCGCGTCGAGCTCGGCGCGGCCCGACGTGCTGGCGATTCGCGCGGGCAGCCTGGACGACCCGTCGTGGTTCCGTCCCGCGGCCGTCGTGTTTGCCGACAGCGCGCAACCTTGGGATCCGTTCCCGCCCGGCGTCTCCCGGCAGCCTCGTGACCGGCCCAGGAGCTGA
- a CDS encoding dienelactone hydrolase family protein: protein MNEEEAELRAEGEPSVPVSIWSRDERPRGVVLLGHGLCADRTHPTVRVPAEQLVERGLAVVAPDLPGHGVRRNGARGPDEVAEAWQTYWTSGGPAALRDEWLRILSFARGRFPNARVGYFGLSLGAQYGVVFLANAPQVAAAVLGLFGAEPAPRSAIMHACAPRVCCPVYFVQKQSDELHARERSDHLFSLLGSAEKVLHSTPGRHGDVTPEEYARACGFLAERL, encoded by the coding sequence GTGAACGAGGAGGAGGCCGAGCTGCGCGCGGAGGGCGAGCCCTCGGTTCCCGTCTCGATCTGGAGCCGAGACGAGCGCCCGCGCGGCGTCGTGCTGCTGGGCCACGGGCTGTGCGCCGACCGCACTCACCCGACGGTGCGCGTCCCGGCGGAGCAGCTCGTGGAGCGCGGACTGGCCGTCGTCGCGCCCGACCTCCCCGGGCACGGCGTGCGCCGGAACGGCGCGCGCGGCCCCGACGAGGTCGCCGAGGCGTGGCAGACCTACTGGACGTCGGGCGGACCCGCCGCGCTGCGCGACGAATGGCTGCGCATCCTGAGCTTCGCGCGCGGCCGCTTCCCGAACGCGCGGGTCGGCTATTTCGGTCTCTCGCTCGGCGCGCAGTACGGCGTGGTGTTTCTCGCCAACGCGCCGCAGGTCGCTGCGGCCGTGCTGGGTCTGTTCGGCGCCGAGCCGGCGCCCAGGTCCGCGATCATGCACGCCTGCGCGCCGCGCGTGTGCTGCCCGGTGTATTTCGTGCAGAAGCAGTCCGACGAGCTCCACGCGCGCGAGCGCAGCGATCACCTGTTCTCGCTGCTCGGCAGCGCCGAGAAAGTCCTGCACTCGACGCCGGGGCGGCACGGCGACGTGACTCCCGAGGAGTACGCGCGCGCCTGCGGCTTCCTCGCGGAGCGCCTGTGA
- a CDS encoding alpha-ketoglutarate-dependent dioxygenase AlkB: MLDEARQPSLFGTLDAPASPRVALDATSWLELLPGWLAEPAALFECLRTSARWEQRDRRMYERTVTEPRLTAELRDLRQAPAALRAAAERLSTQYGVRYDQLWLNFYRHGHDSTAWHGDRISVRREECIVPVLTLGATRRFLIKPRTGGASRAFWPESGDLVVMGGRCQSDWVHSVPKAPQVRGARISVNFQSSEQARPERRR, translated from the coding sequence ATGCTGGACGAAGCCCGCCAGCCCAGTCTGTTCGGCACACTCGATGCGCCGGCCTCGCCGCGCGTGGCGCTCGACGCCACGTCGTGGCTCGAGCTGCTCCCCGGCTGGCTCGCGGAGCCGGCGGCGCTGTTCGAATGCCTGCGCACGAGCGCGCGCTGGGAGCAGCGCGACCGGCGCATGTACGAGCGCACGGTGACCGAGCCGCGTCTCACCGCCGAGCTGCGCGACCTGAGGCAGGCGCCGGCAGCGCTGCGCGCGGCCGCCGAGCGGCTGTCGACACAGTACGGTGTACGGTACGACCAGCTGTGGCTGAACTTCTACCGCCACGGCCACGACAGCACCGCCTGGCACGGCGACCGGATCTCGGTGCGGCGTGAAGAGTGCATCGTGCCCGTGCTCACGCTGGGCGCGACGCGCCGCTTCCTGATCAAGCCGCGCACGGGCGGCGCTTCGCGCGCGTTCTGGCCGGAGTCGGGCGACCTGGTGGTCATGGGCGGGCGCTGCCAGAGCGACTGGGTGCACAGCGTGCCCAAGGCGCCCCAAGTCCGGGGCGCACGCATCAGCGTGAACTTCCAGAGCTCCGAGCAGGCGCGCCCGGAGCGCCGCCGCTAG
- a CDS encoding PspA/IM30 family protein — MKAGVFERLGLLLRADAHGVLEGLEERSLLAKQLLREAELELARKRARSEAIERELARLAAEAARAQDDLRQLDADVELSLGRGEEELARFAARKLLLEQRRAAARGARVAALGRERAELFERLARQEVELADLRQRVADCLSEEAARGEAGGEGCPAPVAEHDVSLELLRRRARAGADG; from the coding sequence GTGAAGGCCGGCGTGTTCGAGAGACTCGGGCTCCTGCTGCGCGCCGACGCGCACGGGGTGCTCGAGGGCCTCGAGGAGCGGTCACTGCTTGCGAAGCAGCTGCTGCGCGAGGCCGAGCTCGAGCTCGCGCGCAAGCGCGCGCGCAGCGAGGCGATCGAGCGTGAGCTCGCGCGGCTGGCCGCCGAGGCCGCGCGTGCGCAGGACGACCTGCGGCAGCTCGACGCCGACGTGGAGCTGTCGCTGGGCCGGGGCGAGGAGGAGCTGGCGCGCTTCGCGGCACGCAAGCTCCTGCTCGAGCAGCGGCGCGCGGCCGCGCGCGGAGCGCGAGTCGCGGCGCTGGGCCGCGAGCGCGCCGAGCTCTTCGAGAGACTCGCGCGCCAGGAGGTGGAGCTGGCCGACCTGCGCCAGCGCGTGGCCGACTGTCTCTCCGAGGAAGCGGCGCGCGGCGAAGCGGGCGGAGAAGGTTGCCCCGCACCCGTGGCCGAGCACGACGTGTCGCTCGAGCTCCTGCGCCGGCGGGCGCGGGCGGGAGCAGACGGATGA